In a genomic window of Zingiber officinale cultivar Zhangliang chromosome 9B, Zo_v1.1, whole genome shotgun sequence:
- the LOC122023932 gene encoding acyl-CoA-binding domain-containing protein 5-like isoform X1: MPHLTCFISDFDPCRPFFLTSSLPAYQWPVLCLSSTQLSGEEESEGGEMGSRGVEAVKRRKAMWLYPKVPGFNPPERWGHSVCFFDGAVYVFGGCCGGMHFSDVLALNLETMSWSSLVTTGQKPGSRDSHSVALAGHKMVVFGGTNGTKKVNDLHILDLRTKEWSKPNCVGTQPSPRESHTATVIGDEKLLIFGGSGEGEANYLNDVFILDLKNMRWSSPAVKGEPPAPRDSHTATAIRNKILVYGGDCGDHYHGEVDVLNMDTMAWSRLEVKGSSPGVRAGHAAVSIGTKAYIIGGVGDKQYYSDVWVLDTMTRSWSQLDIVGQQPQGRFSHAAVVINADIAIYGGCGEDERPLNELIILQSGFEHPNGRYNVSMCKTFGTHWIQEKRKFLRTDHVQSNLVTKNNGLLSHRSTDVDSINPLICDLEDMDAKRRKTTGAKVLEIDLEQEEHSLSLSQHSSPSQSDQEQNIQKLPTSATGSILHAQLVAHMQPYNQTEAVKMIHRNGQETHFLGSNEALRQLKTKQFLRSALPPRQECPTQGAEQKSQLRPLFAPLNLQIGAEVRGTVDGAFDSGYLMTANVNGQLFRGVLFAPVPVVAAPRPAINSQGMACSATVFQHPSAPHAIPIHARPPRQAMACGLPDCSLAMKQVKAVNAQPMKTKNDLQDVVLTLGGPGGSVSQSRQ, translated from the exons ATGCCTCACTTGACTTGTTTCATCTCTGATTTTGACCCCTGCCGTCCCTTTTTTCTCACTTCCTCCTTACCAGCTTATCAGTGGCCGGTCTTGTGTCTCTCCAGTACACAGCTGTCCGGGGAAGAAGAGAGCGAGGGCGGGGAGATGGGATCGCGGGGAGTGGAGGCGGTGAAGAGAAGGAAGGCGATGTGGCTCTACCCGAAGGTGCCTGGGTTTAACCCTCCGGAGAGATGGGGACACTCTGTTTGTTTCTTTGATGGAGCGGTCTATGTCTTCGGA GGTTGCTGTGGAGGAATGCATTTCAGCGATGTGCTTGCTCTCAATCTGGAAACCATGTCCTGGAGTTCCCTTGTTACCACAGGCCAGAAGCCTGGAAGTCGAGACAGTCACAGCGTTGCGCTTGCAGGGCACAAGATGGTTGTGTTTGGGGGTACCAATGGCACAAAGAAGGTCAATGATCTGCACATTCTAGATCTGAGGACCAAAGAATGGAGCAAACCGAATTGTGTGGGTACTCAGCCTTCACCGCGCGAAAGCCACACGGCCACTGTCATAGGAGATGAGAAACTTTTGATCTTCGGCGGCAGCGGCGAAGGAGAAGCAAATTATTTGAATGATGTGTTCATACTTGACCTCAAGAACATGAGATGGTCTTCCCCAGCAGTCAAAGGAGAACCACCTGCACCGAGGGACAGCCACACTGCAACTGCCATTAGGAATAAGATTCTCGTATATGGTGGGGATTGCGGCGATCATTATCACGGGGAAGTCGATGTGCTTAACATGGATACGATGGCTTGGTCGAGG CTGGAAGTTAAAGGATCGTCTCCTGGTGTTAGAGCTGGTCACGCTGCTGTGAGTATTGGGACCAAG GCATACATCATAGGTGGAGTCGGCGACAAGCAATATTATAGCGATGTTTGGGTCCTCGATACAATGACACGCTCATGGTCGCAGCTAGACATTGTTGGCCAGCAGCCTCAAGGGAGGTTTTCTCATGCTGCTGTAGTCATCAATGCTGATATTGCAATTTACGGAGG TTGTGGGGAGGATGAACGGCCGCTGAATGAGTTGATCATTTTGCAATCTGGATTTGAACATCCAAATGGTCGTTACAATGTTTCTATGTGCAAGACCTTTGGCACCCACTGGATTCAAGAAAAGCGCAAGTTTTTAAGAACTGACCATGTG CAAAGCAATTTGGTTACTAAGAACAACGGGCTATTGAGTCATAGATCAACTGATGTGGACTCGATAAATCCACTGATTTGTGACTTGG AGGATATGGATGCCAAGAGGAGGAAAACTACTGGTGCTAAAGTGCTTGAGATCGATCTAGAGCAGGAAGAACATTCTCTATCGCTCTCACAACACTCTTCGCCATCGCAATCCGATCAAGAACAGAACATTCAGAAGCTACCCACTTCTGCTACTGGCTCCATCTTGCACGCTCAATTAGTCGCTCACATGCAACCATACAATCAGACGGAGGCAGTAAAGATGATCCACAGAAATGGCCAGGAAACACACTTCTTGGGCAGCAATGAAGCTCTGAGACAGCTGAAGACAAAGCAGTTCCTCCGATCAGCTCTGCCGCCAAGGCAAGAGTGTCCGACCCAAGGAGCAGAGCAGAAATCTCAACTAAGACCCCTCTTTGCGCCCTTG AACCTACAGATTGGAGCTGAAGTTCGGGGAACTGTTGACGGAGCTTTCGATTCTGGGTATCTCATGACGGCGAACGTCAATGGACAGCTTTTTAGAGGCGTCTTATTCGCGCCG GTTCCAGTTGTTGCAGCTCCAAGACCTGCAATAAACTCACAGGGTATGGCATGCTCCGCCACTGTTTTCCAGCATCCTTCGGCTCCACATGCAATTCCCATTCACGCAAGGCCACCAAGACAAGCAATGGCTTGCGGCTTGCCAGATTGTAGTCTTGCGATGAAGCAAGTGAAGGCGGTTAATGCTCAACCGATGAAGACGAAAAATGATCTGCAAGACGTCGTCCTCACGTTGGGAGGACCAGGCGGCAGTGTGTCCCAAAGCCGTCAGTGA
- the LOC122023932 gene encoding acyl-CoA-binding domain-containing protein 4-like isoform X4: MPHLTCFISDFDPCRPFFLTSSLPAYQWPVLCLSSTQLSGEEESEGGEMGSRGVEAVKRRKAMWLYPKVPGFNPPERWGHSVCFFDGAVYVFGGCCGGMHFSDVLALNLETMSWSSLVTTGQKPGSRDSHSVALAGHKMVVFGGTNGTKKVNDLHILDLRTKEWSKPNCVGTQPSPRESHTATVIGDEKLLIFGGSGEGEANYLNDVFILDLKNMRWSSPAVKGEPPAPRDSHTATAIRNKILVYGGDCGDHYHGEVDVLNMDTMAWSRLEVKGSSPGVRAGHAAAYIIGGVGDKQYYSDVWVLDTMTRSWSQLDIVGQQPQGRFSHAAVVINADIAIYGGCGEDERPLNELIILQSGFEHPNGRYNVSMCKTFGTHWIQEKRKFLRTDHVQSNLVTKNNGLLSHRSTDVDSINPLICDLEDMDAKRRKTTGAKVLEIDLEQEEHSLSLSQHSSPSQSDQEQNIQKLPTSATGSILHAQLVAHMQPYNQTEAVKMIHRNGQETHFLGSNEALRQLKTKQFLRSALPPRQECPTQGAEQKSQLRPLFAPLIGAEVRGTVDGAFDSGYLMTANVNGQLFRGVLFAPVPVVAAPRPAINSQGMACSATVFQHPSAPHAIPIHARPPRQAMACGLPDCSLAMKQVKAVNAQPMKTKNDLQDVVLTLGGPGGSVSQSRQ; the protein is encoded by the exons ATGCCTCACTTGACTTGTTTCATCTCTGATTTTGACCCCTGCCGTCCCTTTTTTCTCACTTCCTCCTTACCAGCTTATCAGTGGCCGGTCTTGTGTCTCTCCAGTACACAGCTGTCCGGGGAAGAAGAGAGCGAGGGCGGGGAGATGGGATCGCGGGGAGTGGAGGCGGTGAAGAGAAGGAAGGCGATGTGGCTCTACCCGAAGGTGCCTGGGTTTAACCCTCCGGAGAGATGGGGACACTCTGTTTGTTTCTTTGATGGAGCGGTCTATGTCTTCGGA GGTTGCTGTGGAGGAATGCATTTCAGCGATGTGCTTGCTCTCAATCTGGAAACCATGTCCTGGAGTTCCCTTGTTACCACAGGCCAGAAGCCTGGAAGTCGAGACAGTCACAGCGTTGCGCTTGCAGGGCACAAGATGGTTGTGTTTGGGGGTACCAATGGCACAAAGAAGGTCAATGATCTGCACATTCTAGATCTGAGGACCAAAGAATGGAGCAAACCGAATTGTGTGGGTACTCAGCCTTCACCGCGCGAAAGCCACACGGCCACTGTCATAGGAGATGAGAAACTTTTGATCTTCGGCGGCAGCGGCGAAGGAGAAGCAAATTATTTGAATGATGTGTTCATACTTGACCTCAAGAACATGAGATGGTCTTCCCCAGCAGTCAAAGGAGAACCACCTGCACCGAGGGACAGCCACACTGCAACTGCCATTAGGAATAAGATTCTCGTATATGGTGGGGATTGCGGCGATCATTATCACGGGGAAGTCGATGTGCTTAACATGGATACGATGGCTTGGTCGAGG CTGGAAGTTAAAGGATCGTCTCCTGGTGTTAGAGCTGGTCACGCTGCT GCATACATCATAGGTGGAGTCGGCGACAAGCAATATTATAGCGATGTTTGGGTCCTCGATACAATGACACGCTCATGGTCGCAGCTAGACATTGTTGGCCAGCAGCCTCAAGGGAGGTTTTCTCATGCTGCTGTAGTCATCAATGCTGATATTGCAATTTACGGAGG TTGTGGGGAGGATGAACGGCCGCTGAATGAGTTGATCATTTTGCAATCTGGATTTGAACATCCAAATGGTCGTTACAATGTTTCTATGTGCAAGACCTTTGGCACCCACTGGATTCAAGAAAAGCGCAAGTTTTTAAGAACTGACCATGTG CAAAGCAATTTGGTTACTAAGAACAACGGGCTATTGAGTCATAGATCAACTGATGTGGACTCGATAAATCCACTGATTTGTGACTTGG AGGATATGGATGCCAAGAGGAGGAAAACTACTGGTGCTAAAGTGCTTGAGATCGATCTAGAGCAGGAAGAACATTCTCTATCGCTCTCACAACACTCTTCGCCATCGCAATCCGATCAAGAACAGAACATTCAGAAGCTACCCACTTCTGCTACTGGCTCCATCTTGCACGCTCAATTAGTCGCTCACATGCAACCATACAATCAGACGGAGGCAGTAAAGATGATCCACAGAAATGGCCAGGAAACACACTTCTTGGGCAGCAATGAAGCTCTGAGACAGCTGAAGACAAAGCAGTTCCTCCGATCAGCTCTGCCGCCAAGGCAAGAGTGTCCGACCCAAGGAGCAGAGCAGAAATCTCAACTAAGACCCCTCTTTGCGCCCTTG ATTGGAGCTGAAGTTCGGGGAACTGTTGACGGAGCTTTCGATTCTGGGTATCTCATGACGGCGAACGTCAATGGACAGCTTTTTAGAGGCGTCTTATTCGCGCCG GTTCCAGTTGTTGCAGCTCCAAGACCTGCAATAAACTCACAGGGTATGGCATGCTCCGCCACTGTTTTCCAGCATCCTTCGGCTCCACATGCAATTCCCATTCACGCAAGGCCACCAAGACAAGCAATGGCTTGCGGCTTGCCAGATTGTAGTCTTGCGATGAAGCAAGTGAAGGCGGTTAATGCTCAACCGATGAAGACGAAAAATGATCTGCAAGACGTCGTCCTCACGTTGGGAGGACCAGGCGGCAGTGTGTCCCAAAGCCGTCAGTGA
- the LOC122023932 gene encoding acyl-CoA-binding domain-containing protein 4-like isoform X3: MPHLTCFISDFDPCRPFFLTSSLPAYQWPVLCLSSTQLSGEEESEGGEMGSRGVEAVKRRKAMWLYPKVPGFNPPERWGHSVCFFDGAVYVFGGCCGGMHFSDVLALNLETMSWSSLVTTGQKPGSRDSHSVALAGHKMVVFGGTNGTKKVNDLHILDLRTKEWSKPNCVGTQPSPRESHTATVIGDEKLLIFGGSGEGEANYLNDVFILDLKNMRWSSPAVKGEPPAPRDSHTATAIRNKILVYGGDCGDHYHGEVDVLNMDTMAWSRLEVKGSSPGVRAGHAAAYIIGGVGDKQYYSDVWVLDTMTRSWSQLDIVGQQPQGRFSHAAVVINADIAIYGGCGEDERPLNELIILQSGFEHPNGRYNVSMCKTFGTHWIQEKRKFLRTDHVQSNLVTKNNGLLSHRSTDVDSINPLICDLEDMDAKRRKTTGAKVLEIDLEQEEHSLSLSQHSSPSQSDQEQNIQKLPTSATGSILHAQLVAHMQPYNQTEAVKMIHRNGQETHFLGSNEALRQLKTKQFLRSALPPRQECPTQGAEQKSQLRPLFAPLNLQIGAEVRGTVDGAFDSGYLMTANVNGQLFRGVLFAPVPVVAAPRPAINSQGMACSATVFQHPSAPHAIPIHARPPRQAMACGLPDCSLAMKQVKAVNAQPMKTKNDLQDVVLTLGGPGGSVSQSRQ, translated from the exons ATGCCTCACTTGACTTGTTTCATCTCTGATTTTGACCCCTGCCGTCCCTTTTTTCTCACTTCCTCCTTACCAGCTTATCAGTGGCCGGTCTTGTGTCTCTCCAGTACACAGCTGTCCGGGGAAGAAGAGAGCGAGGGCGGGGAGATGGGATCGCGGGGAGTGGAGGCGGTGAAGAGAAGGAAGGCGATGTGGCTCTACCCGAAGGTGCCTGGGTTTAACCCTCCGGAGAGATGGGGACACTCTGTTTGTTTCTTTGATGGAGCGGTCTATGTCTTCGGA GGTTGCTGTGGAGGAATGCATTTCAGCGATGTGCTTGCTCTCAATCTGGAAACCATGTCCTGGAGTTCCCTTGTTACCACAGGCCAGAAGCCTGGAAGTCGAGACAGTCACAGCGTTGCGCTTGCAGGGCACAAGATGGTTGTGTTTGGGGGTACCAATGGCACAAAGAAGGTCAATGATCTGCACATTCTAGATCTGAGGACCAAAGAATGGAGCAAACCGAATTGTGTGGGTACTCAGCCTTCACCGCGCGAAAGCCACACGGCCACTGTCATAGGAGATGAGAAACTTTTGATCTTCGGCGGCAGCGGCGAAGGAGAAGCAAATTATTTGAATGATGTGTTCATACTTGACCTCAAGAACATGAGATGGTCTTCCCCAGCAGTCAAAGGAGAACCACCTGCACCGAGGGACAGCCACACTGCAACTGCCATTAGGAATAAGATTCTCGTATATGGTGGGGATTGCGGCGATCATTATCACGGGGAAGTCGATGTGCTTAACATGGATACGATGGCTTGGTCGAGG CTGGAAGTTAAAGGATCGTCTCCTGGTGTTAGAGCTGGTCACGCTGCT GCATACATCATAGGTGGAGTCGGCGACAAGCAATATTATAGCGATGTTTGGGTCCTCGATACAATGACACGCTCATGGTCGCAGCTAGACATTGTTGGCCAGCAGCCTCAAGGGAGGTTTTCTCATGCTGCTGTAGTCATCAATGCTGATATTGCAATTTACGGAGG TTGTGGGGAGGATGAACGGCCGCTGAATGAGTTGATCATTTTGCAATCTGGATTTGAACATCCAAATGGTCGTTACAATGTTTCTATGTGCAAGACCTTTGGCACCCACTGGATTCAAGAAAAGCGCAAGTTTTTAAGAACTGACCATGTG CAAAGCAATTTGGTTACTAAGAACAACGGGCTATTGAGTCATAGATCAACTGATGTGGACTCGATAAATCCACTGATTTGTGACTTGG AGGATATGGATGCCAAGAGGAGGAAAACTACTGGTGCTAAAGTGCTTGAGATCGATCTAGAGCAGGAAGAACATTCTCTATCGCTCTCACAACACTCTTCGCCATCGCAATCCGATCAAGAACAGAACATTCAGAAGCTACCCACTTCTGCTACTGGCTCCATCTTGCACGCTCAATTAGTCGCTCACATGCAACCATACAATCAGACGGAGGCAGTAAAGATGATCCACAGAAATGGCCAGGAAACACACTTCTTGGGCAGCAATGAAGCTCTGAGACAGCTGAAGACAAAGCAGTTCCTCCGATCAGCTCTGCCGCCAAGGCAAGAGTGTCCGACCCAAGGAGCAGAGCAGAAATCTCAACTAAGACCCCTCTTTGCGCCCTTG AACCTACAGATTGGAGCTGAAGTTCGGGGAACTGTTGACGGAGCTTTCGATTCTGGGTATCTCATGACGGCGAACGTCAATGGACAGCTTTTTAGAGGCGTCTTATTCGCGCCG GTTCCAGTTGTTGCAGCTCCAAGACCTGCAATAAACTCACAGGGTATGGCATGCTCCGCCACTGTTTTCCAGCATCCTTCGGCTCCACATGCAATTCCCATTCACGCAAGGCCACCAAGACAAGCAATGGCTTGCGGCTTGCCAGATTGTAGTCTTGCGATGAAGCAAGTGAAGGCGGTTAATGCTCAACCGATGAAGACGAAAAATGATCTGCAAGACGTCGTCCTCACGTTGGGAGGACCAGGCGGCAGTGTGTCCCAAAGCCGTCAGTGA
- the LOC122023932 gene encoding acyl-CoA-binding domain-containing protein 5-like isoform X2, with protein sequence MPHLTCFISDFDPCRPFFLTSSLPAYQWPVLCLSSTQLSGEEESEGGEMGSRGVEAVKRRKAMWLYPKVPGFNPPERWGHSVCFFDGAVYVFGGCCGGMHFSDVLALNLETMSWSSLVTTGQKPGSRDSHSVALAGHKMVVFGGTNGTKKVNDLHILDLRTKEWSKPNCVGTQPSPRESHTATVIGDEKLLIFGGSGEGEANYLNDVFILDLKNMRWSSPAVKGEPPAPRDSHTATAIRNKILVYGGDCGDHYHGEVDVLNMDTMAWSRLEVKGSSPGVRAGHAAVSIGTKAYIIGGVGDKQYYSDVWVLDTMTRSWSQLDIVGQQPQGRFSHAAVVINADIAIYGGCGEDERPLNELIILQSGFEHPNGRYNVSMCKTFGTHWIQEKRKFLRTDHVQSNLVTKNNGLLSHRSTDVDSINPLICDLEDMDAKRRKTTGAKVLEIDLEQEEHSLSLSQHSSPSQSDQEQNIQKLPTSATGSILHAQLVAHMQPYNQTEAVKMIHRNGQETHFLGSNEALRQLKTKQFLRSALPPRQECPTQGAEQKSQLRPLFAPLIGAEVRGTVDGAFDSGYLMTANVNGQLFRGVLFAPVPVVAAPRPAINSQGMACSATVFQHPSAPHAIPIHARPPRQAMACGLPDCSLAMKQVKAVNAQPMKTKNDLQDVVLTLGGPGGSVSQSRQ encoded by the exons ATGCCTCACTTGACTTGTTTCATCTCTGATTTTGACCCCTGCCGTCCCTTTTTTCTCACTTCCTCCTTACCAGCTTATCAGTGGCCGGTCTTGTGTCTCTCCAGTACACAGCTGTCCGGGGAAGAAGAGAGCGAGGGCGGGGAGATGGGATCGCGGGGAGTGGAGGCGGTGAAGAGAAGGAAGGCGATGTGGCTCTACCCGAAGGTGCCTGGGTTTAACCCTCCGGAGAGATGGGGACACTCTGTTTGTTTCTTTGATGGAGCGGTCTATGTCTTCGGA GGTTGCTGTGGAGGAATGCATTTCAGCGATGTGCTTGCTCTCAATCTGGAAACCATGTCCTGGAGTTCCCTTGTTACCACAGGCCAGAAGCCTGGAAGTCGAGACAGTCACAGCGTTGCGCTTGCAGGGCACAAGATGGTTGTGTTTGGGGGTACCAATGGCACAAAGAAGGTCAATGATCTGCACATTCTAGATCTGAGGACCAAAGAATGGAGCAAACCGAATTGTGTGGGTACTCAGCCTTCACCGCGCGAAAGCCACACGGCCACTGTCATAGGAGATGAGAAACTTTTGATCTTCGGCGGCAGCGGCGAAGGAGAAGCAAATTATTTGAATGATGTGTTCATACTTGACCTCAAGAACATGAGATGGTCTTCCCCAGCAGTCAAAGGAGAACCACCTGCACCGAGGGACAGCCACACTGCAACTGCCATTAGGAATAAGATTCTCGTATATGGTGGGGATTGCGGCGATCATTATCACGGGGAAGTCGATGTGCTTAACATGGATACGATGGCTTGGTCGAGG CTGGAAGTTAAAGGATCGTCTCCTGGTGTTAGAGCTGGTCACGCTGCTGTGAGTATTGGGACCAAG GCATACATCATAGGTGGAGTCGGCGACAAGCAATATTATAGCGATGTTTGGGTCCTCGATACAATGACACGCTCATGGTCGCAGCTAGACATTGTTGGCCAGCAGCCTCAAGGGAGGTTTTCTCATGCTGCTGTAGTCATCAATGCTGATATTGCAATTTACGGAGG TTGTGGGGAGGATGAACGGCCGCTGAATGAGTTGATCATTTTGCAATCTGGATTTGAACATCCAAATGGTCGTTACAATGTTTCTATGTGCAAGACCTTTGGCACCCACTGGATTCAAGAAAAGCGCAAGTTTTTAAGAACTGACCATGTG CAAAGCAATTTGGTTACTAAGAACAACGGGCTATTGAGTCATAGATCAACTGATGTGGACTCGATAAATCCACTGATTTGTGACTTGG AGGATATGGATGCCAAGAGGAGGAAAACTACTGGTGCTAAAGTGCTTGAGATCGATCTAGAGCAGGAAGAACATTCTCTATCGCTCTCACAACACTCTTCGCCATCGCAATCCGATCAAGAACAGAACATTCAGAAGCTACCCACTTCTGCTACTGGCTCCATCTTGCACGCTCAATTAGTCGCTCACATGCAACCATACAATCAGACGGAGGCAGTAAAGATGATCCACAGAAATGGCCAGGAAACACACTTCTTGGGCAGCAATGAAGCTCTGAGACAGCTGAAGACAAAGCAGTTCCTCCGATCAGCTCTGCCGCCAAGGCAAGAGTGTCCGACCCAAGGAGCAGAGCAGAAATCTCAACTAAGACCCCTCTTTGCGCCCTTG ATTGGAGCTGAAGTTCGGGGAACTGTTGACGGAGCTTTCGATTCTGGGTATCTCATGACGGCGAACGTCAATGGACAGCTTTTTAGAGGCGTCTTATTCGCGCCG GTTCCAGTTGTTGCAGCTCCAAGACCTGCAATAAACTCACAGGGTATGGCATGCTCCGCCACTGTTTTCCAGCATCCTTCGGCTCCACATGCAATTCCCATTCACGCAAGGCCACCAAGACAAGCAATGGCTTGCGGCTTGCCAGATTGTAGTCTTGCGATGAAGCAAGTGAAGGCGGTTAATGCTCAACCGATGAAGACGAAAAATGATCTGCAAGACGTCGTCCTCACGTTGGGAGGACCAGGCGGCAGTGTGTCCCAAAGCCGTCAGTGA